TGAATCACCCCCGTGGCGGTAAGCGGCTCGGCGGCCCTCACGGCAAATGGAGCGACCAGCGCGAGTCCAACGACAAACAACGAACGAGCGAGAAGCGTCATCACTTGGTCCTGACGATGAAAAGGAGCCGCTACCACCCGCCGGCGGGAGAGCTCCCGTCGACAATTGCGAGCCAGAACCTGCGAGTTTCAACCGCCGGCGCCAGCGGGTCAAGCAGCTTTCACCGGCGATTTCCGGCCACGCCGAAAGACTTGAACCGCCAAGGACGCCAAGATCGCCAAGGTAAAACGAGGGGAATGGAACCGCAGATAAACGCCGATGAACGCCGATGAACGCAGATCAGAGCCAGCCGACCTCCGCATTTGTCAGCGTTTATCGGCTTTCATCAGCGGTTCCGCCTGTCCCCGCTCTTCCCCTTGGCGATCTTGGCGTCCTTGGCGGTTAGTCTTCGGATTTCCCCCCACCGGAATTGGCGTTCCGCCGGAAACCACCTATCATTGTGAAGGCTTTCACAAGGTCACTCCTCTTGTCCGGGCGGTTCGACATGGCAAAGCAAGGTCCGCGGAAAAAGGTTCCGAAGGAGTTGGCGGTCATCAACGCCGACAACTGCACCGGCTGCGAGTCGTGTCTCGAGGTCTGCCCCGTCGACTGCATTGTGCTGATGAAGGTCGATCGCGGCATCGTGAAGGGGACGCAGCAGTGGTGCGAGATCGACCTCGAACGCTGCGTCGGCTGCGAAGTCTGCGTCCACATCCCCGGCAAAAAGTCGAACCCCTACGACCTGAAAGTCTGCCCCTGGGACGCCATCGAAATGGTGCCGACCGAACTGGTCGCCACCGTGGTCGCCGAAATCGGCGGCCCGCCGGAGTACATCCAAGAAAATTGGGACCGGCTCGTGGGGACTGCGCAGCAATTGGCCGAACTCCGCGCCGGGGCCTAACGGCTGCTCTGGGCGGTTATTTCCGCATCAATTGTGGGAGGGGTCTCCGACCCCGATGCCGCGTTGCGCCACCGCTATCGGTCCGAAGTAGAGACCGCCATCGGCGTCGGAGACGCCTCCCACAACCGCACGGCGCCCGTACCACTGACCACTGACAACTGACAAAAAATTTCTCCCCCCTGTCGATTCCGGCTCCAGGCAATCGACTACTAGACAAAGGCCCGATTCGCGGGCGAAAAATTCAACGCACAACCGTCCACGGGAGATAGCAGCATGTCCAGCGCCACAGGAACCGTCCGCTTGCACCGCGTCCTCCGCGCCCCTGCCAACCGCGTCTACAAGGCCTTCGTCGATGGCGACGCGATGGCCCGCTGGCTGCCGCCGCATGGGTTCATCGGCCAGGTTCACGAGATCGACGCCCGGGTCGGCGGCGGTTACCGCATGTCGTTCACCAACTTCGGCACCGGCTCGGCCCACAGTTTCAGCGCGAAGTACGTCGAGCTCGTCCCCAACGAACGAATCGTCCACACCGACCGCTTCGACGCCCCCGGCCTGCCGGGCGAGATGAACGTCACGATCACCTTCAAGCCGGTCCTGTGCGGAACCGAACTAAACATCGTCCAAGAAGGAATCCCCGCGGCGATCCCCACCGAAATGTGTTACCTCGGCTGGCAAGAATCGCTCGGCCAACTGGCGAACCTCGTCGAGCCCAGCATCCCCGACGGCGAGTAAGCGGCCGAATCGATATCGGCGATGCGGAAGGTCTCAATAGTTTGTGGGAGGGGTCTCCGACCCCGATTACGCGTTGAGTAACAAACATACAACGAAGCGGTAACCGCCCTCGGCGTCGGAGACGCCTCCCACAATTTCTTTCCTCAACAATCAAACCAATTACCGAATAGCGAGTCTGCAATGAACGTGAAAAAAATCATCGGCTGGGTCCTGAGCGTCCTCATCGCGGCGATGATGATCTTCCTCAGCGCCCCTGGCAAGTTCATGGACTTCGAGGGCAAAGAAGAGATGTTCGCCAAGATGGGCTGGGGCGTCGAGATAATGAAGACGATCGGCGTCATCGAGATCGCCGTGGCGATTCTCTACCTCATCCCCCGCACCGCATTCGTCGGCGCCGTACTGGTGACCGCATACCTCGGCGGCGCCATCTCCACCCATGTCCGCGTCAGTGACCAGTTCATCTTCCCGGTGATCATGGGCGTACTGGTCTGGATCGCCCTCGGCCTCCGCGACGGCCGCGTCTTTACTGCCGCCTTCACCGCCCCGCCGAAGCCGATCTCCGACTAGCAACTCCGAAATATCTTCTGGCCCCCTCCCCCTTGAGGGGAGGGCTGGGGAGGGGGTGGGCGTCTGGTACACGCAGCAATCACCCCTCCCTAACCCTCCCCCTCAAGGGGAGGGAACCAGAGGAAACAAAACAATCAACCGTCATTCGCAATCGCCGCTTCAATCTTCCGCAAGTACTCAATGCTCTGCTCGGCGATTTCGCGCGGGCTCGGCTCGTACTTAAACACCTCCAGCGAAAGCCAACCCGAGTAACCAATTTCATCGAGCGCCGTGAGGATCGGCCCATACTCGACATGCCCCATCCCGGGGCCGAGCAGATTCGGATCGTTCACATGAAAGTGAGCCAGCCACTCGCGGCTCTCGCGAATGATGACGTCGATCGGCTCCGCCTGGCTCGACATCGCCTTCACGTCGAGGTGCAACCGGCAATGGGGCGAGTCGACAAGCTTCGCGAGCTGAATGCCGCTCTTCGCGGTCAACATAAAGTTCCCCTCGGCGGGGCCGAGCGGTTCGAGCGCGATCGTCACGTTGTGGGCGGCGCACGCGGGCATCACTTCCCGCAGAATCTCAGCCGCGTATGATTCCGCGTCGTTGTACCCGACGCCCGGCAACAGGTTGCGCTGTTGCGGCGAGCCGAGTACCATCAGCGTGCCGCCGAGTTCGCCGCAGAGTTCGACGAGCGCTTTGAGATAGTCCGCCGTCGCCCGCCGGGTTGCGCCGTCGGGGCTGGTGAGGTAAAACCCGCTGGTCTTCGCGAGCAGCCAGTGAAGGCCGACGACTTCTAGCCCCGCCGCCTCGGCCTGCTGCCGGATCTCGCGCCGCCGCGCCGCGGGAACCTGCCGCGCGTCGAACGCCTCGGTCGGCGGCAACAATGTGAAGGGAGCAATTTCGACGCCCGTGTAACCAAGCGCCCGCATCGTTGAAGCGACCTGATCAAACGGCTCCTGGCCGAACATCTCGTTGCAGAAGGCGAATTTCATTGGATGGTTTTGCCTACACCCGTGAGATTTTTAAGCGTGGCAAAGGGGACTGCCAGTGGTCAGTAGTCCGTTGCCAGTTGCGATTAGAAGGCGGCCCTGAACCAGCGGCAGCCGCAACTGACCACTGACGACGGACAACTGACAAATCCCCGTCACTCCCCCAGTGTCGCAAACGCCGCAGGCCTTTGGTACCTTGTTCCACAGCATTGCTCTACGATTTTCCACCGCATGACGCCTAGTTCGCAGGTCGCACGATGCCGCTGAAGCCAGGAAAAATTCATCAGGGCGACTGCCTGAAATTGATGGGTCAGATCGAAACCAGCTCGGTCGATCTCGCGTTCGCCGACCCGCCGTTCAACATCGGCTACAAGTACGACAAGTACCATGACAGCCAGGAAGACGCCAAATACCTCGACTGGTGCGGCGAGTGGATCGGCGAGATCTCGCGAATCCTCAAGCCGAGCGGCACGTTTTGGCTCGCGATTGGCGACGAGTACGCCGCGGAGCTGAAGGTCGGCGCGACGCGGCAGATCGCCAGCCCGTTCATCATGCGGGGCTGGGTCATCTGGTACTACACCTTCGGCGTCAACTGCACGCGGAAGTTCAACCGCTCGCACGCCCACCTGTTCCAGTTCATCAAGGACGAGAAGCAGTTCACGTTCAACGCCGAAGACCCCGCGGTGCGCGTCCCCTCGGCGCGGGCCCTCGTCTACGGCGATAGCCGCGCGAACCCCAAGGGCCGGCTCCCCGACGACACGTGGGTCCTCCGCCCGCAAGATGCGCCGGAAAGCTTCCAGTCGATGGACGACCTGTGGTACTACTCCCGCGTCGCCGGGACGTTCAAGGAACGCCAGGGCTTCCACGGCTGCCAAATGCCCGAGCAACTCCTCGGCCGCATCATCCGCGTGAGCAGCAACCCAGGCGACGTGGTGTTCGACCCCTTCACCGGCAGCGGCACGACGCTCGCCGTGGCGAAGAAGCTGGGCCGGGAGTTCCTCGGCACCGAACTCTCCGCCGATTACGCCAAGTACGCCACCCAGCGGCTGAAGGGGATCAAATCGGGCGACCCGCTCGACGGCCCCACTGATCCAGCGTCGAGCTCGCCGAACACGGCGAGCGGCGTGACGCTCGAGGCACGCAATCGGCGTAAAGCTGCGGCGAAGTAGGCATGCGAAAGGCAACGTCATTCTGAGCGGAGCGAAGAATCTGGATGCTCGCAAGATACGCTAAATCCTTCGCTCCGCTCAGGATGACCACTGCTACGCTTCGCTCAAATTTGCCGTCTTGATCGCAATCGCATGCTTGCGATTCTCCTTGCGAACCAGCTGCCCGCACGCTGCGGCGACGTCGGCGCCGAGGCTGTAGCGGATGGTGGTTTTGAGGCCGGCCGATTTGAGGTGGGCGCCGAAGGCTTCGCGCGTGGGACGATCGGCGCCCTGCAGGTGCGGAGCGTCGTCGATCGGATTGAATGGGATGAGGTTCACGTGGACGCGCAGTCCGTCGAGCCAGGCGGCCAGTTCCGCCGCCGACTCCAACGAATCATTCACGCCGCCGAGCATTAAGTACTCGACCATCACTTCGGTCGACTTCGGTTGGATGCGATTCAGTTCGACCAGGGCGCGCCGCAACTCCGCCAGTGGGAAACGCTTGGCGAGCGGAATGATTTGCTGCCGCGTCTCTTGGTTAGCGCTGTGCAGGCTGAGGGCGAGGTTAAGGTTGGGGAACCGCCGAGCGCAGCGGATCATTGCATTAGGCAGGCCGACGGTGGAGACGAGAATCCGGCTCGGCGGCTGGTGGAATAGCTCCGGCGCCTGCAGGGCTTCGAGCGTTGCGTACAGGTTCTCTTCGTTGTGGAACGGCTCGCCCATGCCCATGAAGACGAGGTTGCGGAGCTGCCGGCCCTCGGTGGCGAGGATCTGCCGCGACTGGGTGATCTGATCGAGAATCTCCGCGGGCTGCAGGTTCTGAGCGATGCCCATCTTGCCGGTCGCGCAGAAGTCGCAGGCCGCGGCGCAGCCGACCTGGCTCGATACGCAGAGCGTCGTCCGGCCGGTGGCGATGCGGAG
This sequence is a window from Lacipirellula parvula. Protein-coding genes within it:
- a CDS encoding SRPBCC family protein encodes the protein MSSATGTVRLHRVLRAPANRVYKAFVDGDAMARWLPPHGFIGQVHEIDARVGGGYRMSFTNFGTGSAHSFSAKYVELVPNERIVHTDRFDAPGLPGEMNVTITFKPVLCGTELNIVQEGIPAAIPTEMCYLGWQESLGQLANLVEPSIPDGE
- a CDS encoding DNA-methyltransferase, which produces MPLKPGKIHQGDCLKLMGQIETSSVDLAFADPPFNIGYKYDKYHDSQEDAKYLDWCGEWIGEISRILKPSGTFWLAIGDEYAAELKVGATRQIASPFIMRGWVIWYYTFGVNCTRKFNRSHAHLFQFIKDEKQFTFNAEDPAVRVPSARALVYGDSRANPKGRLPDDTWVLRPQDAPESFQSMDDLWYYSRVAGTFKERQGFHGCQMPEQLLGRIIRVSSNPGDVVFDPFTGSGTTLAVAKKLGREFLGTELSADYAKYATQRLKGIKSGDPLDGPTDPASSSPNTASGVTLEARNRRKAAAK
- the rlmN gene encoding 23S rRNA (adenine(2503)-C(2))-methyltransferase RlmN produces the protein MSSELSIYDTPAIDRLRHELRFDPHALRRYRNALLKHGRADADAATELPADVREEFLRRVGLHPLELHCRNDSQQDGASKLLFRTRAGMLIESVILRIATGRTTLCVSSQVGCAAACDFCATGKMGIAQNLQPAEILDQITQSRQILATEGRQLRNLVFMGMGEPFHNEENLYATLEALQAPELFHQPPSRILVSTVGLPNAMIRCARRFPNLNLALSLHSANQETRQQIIPLAKRFPLAELRRALVELNRIQPKSTEVMVEYLMLGGVNDSLESAAELAAWLDGLRVHVNLIPFNPIDDAPHLQGADRPTREAFGAHLKSAGLKTTIRYSLGADVAAACGQLVRKENRKHAIAIKTANLSEA
- a CDS encoding 4Fe-4S dicluster domain-containing protein; this translates as MAKQGPRKKVPKELAVINADNCTGCESCLEVCPVDCIVLMKVDRGIVKGTQQWCEIDLERCVGCEVCVHIPGKKSNPYDLKVCPWDAIEMVPTELVATVVAEIGGPPEYIQENWDRLVGTAQQLAELRAGA
- a CDS encoding DoxX family protein — encoded protein: MNVKKIIGWVLSVLIAAMMIFLSAPGKFMDFEGKEEMFAKMGWGVEIMKTIGVIEIAVAILYLIPRTAFVGAVLVTAYLGGAISTHVRVSDQFIFPVIMGVLVWIALGLRDGRVFTAAFTAPPKPISD
- a CDS encoding sugar phosphate isomerase/epimerase family protein; this translates as MKFAFCNEMFGQEPFDQVASTMRALGYTGVEIAPFTLLPPTEAFDARQVPAARRREIRQQAEAAGLEVVGLHWLLAKTSGFYLTSPDGATRRATADYLKALVELCGELGGTLMVLGSPQQRNLLPGVGYNDAESYAAEILREVMPACAAHNVTIALEPLGPAEGNFMLTAKSGIQLAKLVDSPHCRLHLDVKAMSSQAEPIDVIIRESREWLAHFHVNDPNLLGPGMGHVEYGPILTALDEIGYSGWLSLEVFKYEPSPREIAEQSIEYLRKIEAAIANDG